A segment of the Rickettsiales bacterium genome:
GAGAATTTGTTTGCGTGATTTTAGTGCTGACACCGCCTTCAACACGGCTAATGCTTTCTGCACGACGCGCAACAAAGGGCTTTCCATTTTCCTGTGTGCCGCTGACTTGGCCTTTGGATTGGATATTCGCAACGTTATTGGCACTTACTTCGAGCGTTTTGCTCGCATTTTGCAGCGCCGTTGTTGTGATATTTGCTACGTTATTAATCATCGTTTTATCTATAGTACTCCTAATATACATCCTAACAACTATTAGTTAAAATAAAGTTAATTATGCAACTTAAGGAAGCATCACTCCAGTTTTTGCATCCACATCACTCAAAACGGGATAATTTTGGCGCGCATTAAAGAGCTGATAATGCCACCATTCATTACGGTAAAAGTCCCACCCCGCCGTGGTCATAATGCCCATTAGAAGATGACGATTGCGCTGCGCGTCGACGGAAATTTCTTGATTTCCATGATAAGAAAGCGGGGTAAAAGCATCAAACCCCGTACCAAAATCCAACACTGCGCCGCTTGCAGACTCGACTAAGGCCAAATCGACTGCCGCTCCCATGGAATGGGGAGAACCTCGATTCGGATCCGTCAGAAAATCCGGATCCGGCGTGTGTTCCCAGAATTTCCACTGCGCCTCCAAAGGACGGAATGCATCAAGAATTCGAAAATGATAACCCAACGGTTTCGCATAATCGCAAGCCAACTTTAGAGCTGCTGCCGCATCTGCATTGAGAAAACATTTCGCATCGGCGCGATAAACCGGCTCTCCCGTAAAATTGCCAGCTGTAGCATAGGCCAAGGCGATTTCGACACCATAAGCTTCTTCGGTAATTTCAATTAATTGCATCGTATCCATCCTTTATTATATGAAGGGAGCCCAGCAGGACGAGCGGAGGTAAATCAAATAACCGCATCTGTGGCATAATTACTGTATTTTACTAACCTTTTATTAAGACTTTAAAAGTTATAGTGCCTTCAGTTAATGGCTTTAACAAGCATTGACAGATTACCCTCCATTTATAAGGGCGCTCCTTTGGGGGCGCCCTCTTTTTTTAGGCAGTCCTGCACCACCTCGTGACAATGCGCCGCTAAGCCCTTCCTATCTTCAAACTGTTCAATCCTAACCAGATCATGACAGATGACCGTCGCTAGGATTCCCGGTTGCGCCAAAAAGTCCATTAAATGCGGCGAGAATTCATCTTCTCCAATCCAAGCAACTTTACGCATCGCTTGCGGTGATAAAGGGGAGCCATCACGCTTTGTATAAATGACGGTCACAGGCTGCACGGGTAATCCCTGCTCAGCTAAGCTGAAATAAGAAGAACGAAAGGGTAGCACGCCATGCCCATCATTGGTTGTACCTTCCGGAAAAAGACTAATCATCCAGCCCTTCTTCATCGCACGCGTCAATTCCAGCATATTTTCAGCCGTTTTTCGTGGATTACGATTAATGAAAATACATTCAGAAAGGCGGCAAAGATACCCGATTACTGGCCAAGAACTAATATCTGACTTAGGCGTAAAATGAACCGGCGCAACACTTCCCAACACGGGAATATCAGAATAACTGCAATGATTACTCACAACTAATAACGGTTTATCACCTGCAAATGATCCTTTTAAACGTACTTTTACTCCCCAGCTGCACGCCGAAAGGCGATAGTAAAGGGCAACAAATTTCCGCTTAAATGCTTCAAACCCGAGCGCGTTGAACAAAATAATAAAAGGCAGCAAAAGCACCGTAAGCAATAAATAAGTCGTTAGCCTAAAAATGACGCGCAGCTTTTCCACCCTTAACTAACCCCGTAACGTTTACCGTAATTATCTTTCAGTAACTCAGTCTGTACGACCACTGCAACATCGACACAATGGCACTCATCATCAATATAAACGCCGGCGCCGAAACTACCATTCATACGCAGATAGCCTTTCACCAAGGCCGGTAGCTGCTTCAACGCCGCTTTTGGATCCACTTGTTCAATTGGCAGAGGCTTAAACTCATAGGCATGTTTTGATTTTGGCGTGAGCGGCGCGGGCGTTTGGTGCATATGATGCAAAAACGATAATCCCATCAGGTTATCTTGCGGATCGACTCCATTAAAAGAGGCGCAACCAAACAGTAATTTAATATCAAAATGCATCACATAAGCGCCAATGCCGTGGAATAAAAGCTGCATCGCCGCACGTGAGCGATAATCCGCATGCACACACGATCGACCGAGTTCCATCACTTCGCCATCCATTTGCTTAATGCCGGTCACATCAAATTCTTTTTCGCTATAAAAACGACCAATTTTCTGCATCGGTCCACGACGTAAGAGACGATAGGTCGCAATGACCTGCCCGCCTTTATCTTCATCTTGCACAATTAAATGATCGCACACCGCATCATATTCATCAAAATCGCGCTTCTGCGCCAGCACCTGTGAATTATCAGGAATACCGCCCATTTCACCAAAGAAAATATCGTAACGCAGCTTCTGCGCTTGCTCCAGCAAATGCGGCTTCTGCGTGACGCGAACGGTTAAATTACCCGCCTCAATACGGAGAACATCATCAGTCATGACTTTCTTTCACTTCACTTTCAGTGAAGTGGCGCTCACACACCGCGCATGCTTCGCCAGAAATCTGGTGGGCCAGCCTTGCTGCCCTATCCGCATCTTCACTATTTATAGGATAAAATGACACTCTTAATCGTCCAGCGGCACGCAATAAAGTTCTAAACGGTGATCCACGATCTTATAGCCCAACTCTTTAGCTACTTTTTCTTGTAGTTTCTCAATCTGCTCATTGGTAAATTCAACGACTTTTCCCGTACGTAAATCAATCAAATGATCATGATGTTCATCCTCATCCGCTGCTTCGTAACGCGAGCGGCCATCGCCAAAATCATGCTTCTCGATAATTCCCGACTCTTCGAAGAGCTTCACCGTGCGATACACGGTGGCAATACTGATTTTCGAATCCACCTTATTGGCGCGCGCGTAAAGCATCTCTACATCCGGATGGTCTTTTGCCTCACCCAGAACCTTGGCAATTACCTTACGTTGACCGGTCATTTTAAGACCTTTTTCAGCGCATTTATTAATCAGTGTGTTTGACATGATGGCATCATAAACAAAGATAGGGACAAGGCAAGCGGGGGTTAAGCACCCATATCTCGATCTAATCCGATATCGACCGCAATCGCTGAATGGGTTAATGCGCCGATAGAGATAGCCTCCACGCCGGTTTTCGCGACGACCACCACTGAATCCATCGTAATACCGCCAGAAGCCTCCAGCTTAACGGGGCTATCGCCACGCATTTCGATCGCTTTCTCAAGCACGGATGGCGGCATATTATCCAGCAATATCCAGTCCGGTTGGGCAATAAGGGCTTCAGCCACTTGCTCCAGCGTATCGCATTCAATTTCAATTTTGAGATTCGGATTTTTAGCCCGTGCTGTCGCCACCGCCGCGCCAATATCAGGCTGAACGGTGAGATGATTATCTTTAATTAATACCGCATCATCCAAACGCAAACGATGGTTTTTACCGCCACCGCAATGCACGCCATATTTATCTAAATAACGCATGCCCGGCATAGTTTTACGCGTATCAAGAATCTGACAATCCGTGCCTTCCACCGCCTTCACATAATGGCTAGTAAGCGTCGCTACACCGCAGATACGCTGCAATAAGTTCAATGCCAAACGCTCACCCGTGAGTAATAAATGTGCATTACCGGTCACCGTTAGCAATGTTTGTCCTGCTATGATTTGCTCACCATCTTCCACATGCGCAATGGTTCTTGGCGGTAAAATCTCATCCTTACGCGAAGCAAGCTTCGCATAGGCTTTAGGCACAAGGAATAACCCTGCCATCACCATATCCTCACGTGCGCGGAAAGAGAATTCCGCCGTCGCATCCGCAGGAATGAGTGCTTCAGATGTGACATCACCCTGCCCGACATCTTCATCCAGCCCAAGATCAATGAGGCGATCTAACTGCTCCGACGCCTGCTTTCCATAAAGCTCGTGATAACTCACGACGCCTCTGCCAAAGCTGAAATTCTCTTCACCACTGGCAATAACTTTACCGAGTATGGCAGGATTAAACGCTCTCGCTTGGTCGCCGGAAAATCATAATTTAGCGAATGCTCTGTCCCATTATTCAGATCGGTTATTTTCAAAGTTCCAGTAATCGCTTCTGGCAGCTGATAACGCTCCCAAAATTGACTCTTCGCCGGCTCTGTTGACAGCGAGATCTGAATATTATCAGGTAGGTTGACTTTAAATACATGCGGCGGAAGATCCAATTTCTTGACCGTAAGTTTCACCTCTTCTGGCGCACGCAATACTACTTGCTGCAACTGCGTAAACGAACCGATAAAGGAAATCTCTGGCGCAGTCATACGATACTCCACCCCTTCTATTCTCAAAACAAGAACCGGTTTAGAGAGAGTGAGCGCAGGACTTAAGCCGATTCGCTCCACACCATACTCCTCATACTCAAATGCCAGCTCGCGATCATGCAGGATCGTATTTTGTTTTAACATGGTGAGATTATCGTCGACCACTTGCTGCAACCCCCCCGCCATAACGATCCAAATAAAAACTGTGAATCCCAGTACCACCAAAAGAATGATGGTCACTAAAATTCCAAGAAGCCATTTCCACATAATCTATTCCTTAATAATCGCTGCTGAGGGAATATTCTTCGACATTTCCAACATTTTTTCTAACGGCTTGCGAGCCGCTTCGATCGTGGGTAAATCAAGTACTAATTCTGGCGTTTCATCGCGCAATGCAACATGCAGCTTTTCCATCGTGTTAAGCTTCATATAAGGGCACGTATTACAGCTAATGCACGCACCATCATTGATACCGGGTACATCGTAAAAACGACTCCCCGGCGAGTGTTTTTTCATTTGATGTAAAATACCTGGCTCTGTCAGCACGATAAACTCATCCCCCGGATGGTCTTGCGTATACTGCAGCAACGAGCTAGTCGACCCCACATGCCCTGCATGGCCGAGCAGATGCTCTGGACATTCTGGGTGTGCAATCACATGCGCTCCTGGATAACGTGTTTTCAGCTTAATCAGCTCTTTTTCCGAAAATTGCTCATGCACGATGCAGGTACCATCCCACAGCACCATATCGCGGCCCGTCTTTTTCGAAAGATACGCCCCTAAATATTTATCTGGTGCGAAGAGAATCGGTTGATCTTCTGGGATCTGGCGGATAATCGCTTCCGCATTACTTGAAGTCACAATCACATCGGTTTGCGCCTTCACCGCCGCCGAACAATTAATATAAGTCAGCGACAAATGATCGGGATGTTGTGCACGAAATTCGCCAAATTCCTTTGGCGGGCACGAACTCTCCAGCGAACATCCCGCATTCATATCCGGCACGAGCACTAATTTCTCAGGATTGAGTATCTTCGCCGTTTCCGCCATAAAGCGCACACCACAAAAGACGATAATGTCGGCATCGGTACTGGCAGCCTTACGCGCTAGATCAAGCGAATCACCCACAAAATCTGCAATTTCTTGCAGCTCAGGCTCCTGATAATAATGCGCCAGAATCACCGCGTTCTTCTGCTGACGCAGGCGGTTAATTTCATCTTCCAACTCAAGGTCGGTCAGTGGCGCCTCAGCAGCACCTTCATACGAAGTAATATCCATGCGCTATAGATAGATCAGAAAGAATAGGTTTTCAACTAGAAGGAGGGAGGACAGTAGGGCGGTCCAGCCTTGAGCAAGCGAAGCGTCGTCCATCACGAACCCAGCAGGACAAGCAGGGGCAATTAAAAGCTACCCAAACAGCGCCTGGTACTCTTCTTCTTTAAAGCCGAGCGCTTTAGCTTCACCATCAATCACCATGATAGGGCGCTTAATAATGCTGGATTTTTCCTGCGCTAAGGCAATCGCTTGCACATTGCCCGTGATGCTTTCTTTAGTCGCATCGTCTAATTTACGCCATGTCATGCCGGCACGGTTAATGACCTTTTCCCAACCGAATTTCTCACACCATTGCTTTAATTCATCGGCATTGGTTCCCTGTTTTTTAAAATCATGGAACTCATATTCGATATTATTTTCTTCCAAATAATTACGGGCTTTCTTCACCGTATTGCAGTTAGGAATTCCACAGAGTTTAATGCTCATTTATTGCTCCAAATTAAGAATATTTATTTCCACTTTTTGCTATACAATTCAGACGAGTAATGCTAGAGAAATATTCTATTATTTTGCAACGCACCACACAAAAAATATATTTTTATTAAGTAGGAGAGTCCCCGATGGTTGGAGAAACAAAAATAAACTACGCTGCTAGTAAGATGCACCCCTCTGCAACTGCACCTCAGCCCATGGAAATTCGTATTGCTTCTCCTGCTGAAGAAGAGCCCGTGACGGAAATTGCAAAAGAGCCGACCACAGAAAAGAAAACTGCGGCAAAGCCTACCTCTACACGCGGCCGTGGTCGCCCTGCTGGCAGCAAAAATAAAGCGATGAAGACAAAAGCTTCAACGGCTACGAAAAAGAAGGCAACGGCTAAAAAGTCCACTCCTAAAAAACCTGCGGCGAATAAAACTTCTTCGGCCAAACCGAATAAAGTTTTTGCAACTTCGGAGCCCTTTACGCAAGGCAATGAAGCACTGAAAGCAGCAATGGAGTCTAACAGTGCAACGGCAGAGATGACCAAAACCATGACCGAAGAAATGGTGCAATTTGCCAATAAAAACTTCTCTGAAAATATGGCGCTCTCAAAAGAATTTTTTAGCTGCCGCACCATGAGCGACATGCTTGAAATTCAAAATACAATCATGAAAAATAATTTAGATGGCTTCTTTAAGCAATCCTCTAAAATGTCAGAAATGATGTTAAAAGTCGCCTCTGAAAGCAGTGCACCCATTAACGGTTCATTCACCAATATGGCCGATGAATTTAAGAAAAAATTCAGCGGCTAATTAGTATCACCCCGTCGAAGGGCGGGGTACTACCAGCAAATGAATATTGATAAAACCTCATGACAAGCACGGGGTGACATCAACCCCTGCCTTTGTAATTTTCGACGCCCTCTTGTGGAATCCACACGCCTTTAGGCGGCTCACCGCTTTGATAGA
Coding sequences within it:
- the ddpX gene encoding D-alanyl-D-alanine dipeptidase, which encodes MQLIEITEEAYGVEIALAYATAGNFTGEPVYRADAKCFLNADAAAALKLACDYAKPLGYHFRILDAFRPLEAQWKFWEHTPDPDFLTDPNRGSPHSMGAAVDLALVESASGAVLDFGTGFDAFTPLSYHGNQEISVDAQRNRHLLMGIMTTAGWDFYRNEWWHYQLFNARQNYPVLSDVDAKTGVMLP
- a CDS encoding lysophospholipid acyltransferase family protein, with the protein product MEKLRVIFRLTTYLLLTVLLLPFIILFNALGFEAFKRKFVALYYRLSACSWGVKVRLKGSFAGDKPLLVVSNHCSYSDIPVLGSVAPVHFTPKSDISSWPVIGYLCRLSECIFINRNPRKTAENMLELTRAMKKGWMISLFPEGTTNDGHGVLPFRSSYFSLAEQGLPVQPVTVIYTKRDGSPLSPQAMRKVAWIGEDEFSPHLMDFLAQPGILATVICHDLVRIEQFEDRKGLAAHCHEVVQDCLKKEGAPKGAPL
- a CDS encoding GNAT family N-acyltransferase translates to MTDDVLRIEAGNLTVRVTQKPHLLEQAQKLRYDIFFGEMGGIPDNSQVLAQKRDFDEYDAVCDHLIVQDEDKGGQVIATYRLLRRGPMQKIGRFYSEKEFDVTGIKQMDGEVMELGRSCVHADYRSRAAMQLLFHGIGAYVMHFDIKLLFGCASFNGVDPQDNLMGLSFLHHMHQTPAPLTPKSKHAYEFKPLPIEQVDPKAALKQLPALVKGYLRMNGSFGAGVYIDDECHCVDVAVVVQTELLKDNYGKRYGVS
- a CDS encoding Fur family transcriptional regulator produces the protein MSNTLINKCAEKGLKMTGQRKVIAKVLGEAKDHPDVEMLYARANKVDSKISIATVYRTVKLFEESGIIEKHDFGDGRSRYEAADEDEHHDHLIDLRTGKVVEFTNEQIEKLQEKVAKELGYKIVDHRLELYCVPLDD
- the nadC gene encoding carboxylating nicotinate-nucleotide diphosphorylase translates to MSYHELYGKQASEQLDRLIDLGLDEDVGQGDVTSEALIPADATAEFSFRAREDMVMAGLFLVPKAYAKLASRKDEILPPRTIAHVEDGEQIIAGQTLLTVTGNAHLLLTGERLALNLLQRICGVATLTSHYVKAVEGTDCQILDTRKTMPGMRYLDKYGVHCGGGKNHRLRLDDAVLIKDNHLTVQPDIGAAVATARAKNPNLKIEIECDTLEQVAEALIAQPDWILLDNMPPSVLEKAIEMRGDSPVKLEASGGITMDSVVVVAKTGVEAISIGALTHSAIAVDIGLDRDMGA
- the nadA gene encoding quinolinate synthase NadA; the encoded protein is MDITSYEGAAEAPLTDLELEDEINRLRQQKNAVILAHYYQEPELQEIADFVGDSLDLARKAASTDADIIVFCGVRFMAETAKILNPEKLVLVPDMNAGCSLESSCPPKEFGEFRAQHPDHLSLTYINCSAAVKAQTDVIVTSSNAEAIIRQIPEDQPILFAPDKYLGAYLSKKTGRDMVLWDGTCIVHEQFSEKELIKLKTRYPGAHVIAHPECPEHLLGHAGHVGSTSSLLQYTQDHPGDEFIVLTEPGILHQMKKHSPGSRFYDVPGINDGACISCNTCPYMKLNTMEKLHVALRDETPELVLDLPTIEAARKPLEKMLEMSKNIPSAAIIKE
- a CDS encoding ArsC family reductase codes for the protein MSIKLCGIPNCNTVKKARNYLEENNIEYEFHDFKKQGTNADELKQWCEKFGWEKVINRAGMTWRKLDDATKESITGNVQAIALAQEKSSIIKRPIMVIDGEAKALGFKEEEYQALFG
- a CDS encoding phasin family protein: MVGETKINYAASKMHPSATAPQPMEIRIASPAEEEPVTEIAKEPTTEKKTAAKPTSTRGRGRPAGSKNKAMKTKASTATKKKATAKKSTPKKPAANKTSSAKPNKVFATSEPFTQGNEALKAAMESNSATAEMTKTMTEEMVQFANKNFSENMALSKEFFSCRTMSDMLEIQNTIMKNNLDGFFKQSSKMSEMMLKVASESSAPINGSFTNMADEFKKKFSG